A single genomic interval of Helianthus annuus cultivar XRQ/B chromosome 6, HanXRQr2.0-SUNRISE, whole genome shotgun sequence harbors:
- the LOC110919486 gene encoding aspartate and glycine-rich protein-like, with product MGTLPKCDVCQYHHAGQCRVRKCESCGKNGHSKETCWAGTGRGNGGQRGYGNGKGNGNRGGNGYGNLNQGGNGGNGNRGGFGNQAGSGNRGANNNQGGNGNGNGRGPCCFNCGDVGHFKRECPKINQAQGRKPSRDHMSREDHSHSDDEWRDNCGTWRET from the exons atgggcactctgcccaaatgTGATGTGTGCCAGTACCATCATGCCGGCCAGTGCAGAGTTAGGAAATGTGAATCTTGTGGAAAGAATGGTCATTCGAAGGAGACGTGCTGGGCTGGTACTGGTCGTGGTAACGGTGGTCAGAGAGGTTATGGCAACGGGAAAGGAAACGGTAACCGTGGTGGAAATGGGTATGGAAACCTcaatcaaggaggaaatggcggtaATGGAAATCGTGGTGGTTTTGGAAATCAAGCTGGTAGTGGAAACCGTGGAGCAAACAACAACCAGGGTGGTAATGGGAATGGAAATGGTCGGGGACCATGTTGCTTTAACTGTGGAGACgttgggcatttcaagagagagtgcccAAAGATCAACCAAGCTCagggaagg aaACCGAGCAGAGATCATATgtcacgagaagatcattcgcattccgaTGACGAATGGAGAGACAATTGTGGTACATGGAGAGAAACATGA